In Candidatus Methylomirabilis sp., a single genomic region encodes these proteins:
- the rpsD gene encoding 30S ribosomal protein S4: MARYTDAVCKLCRREGIKLFLKGDRCHTSKCAIDKRGYAPGEHGQRRIKRSEYGLQLREKQKMKRIYGVLEGQFRRYFQMATQQRGVTGENLVRLLEQRLDNVVHRLGIAPSRAAARLLVRHGHIQVNGQKLDIPSALVRVGDVVQVRPSSRELTAIRQALESARKRPTPAWLEVDPEGLKGTVRSLPTREDAALPVEEHLIVALYSK; the protein is encoded by the coding sequence GTGGCTCGCTACACGGATGCGGTGTGCAAGCTGTGCCGCCGGGAGGGCATCAAGCTCTTCCTGAAGGGGGATCGCTGCCACACCTCCAAGTGCGCCATCGACAAACGGGGGTATGCCCCCGGGGAGCACGGGCAGCGGCGGATCAAGCGCTCGGAGTACGGCCTCCAGCTCCGCGAGAAGCAGAAGATGAAGCGGATCTACGGGGTGCTGGAGGGCCAGTTCCGCCGCTACTTCCAGATGGCCACCCAGCAGCGGGGCGTCACAGGCGAGAACCTGGTCCGCCTCCTCGAACAGCGGCTGGATAACGTGGTCCACCGGCTCGGGATCGCCCCTTCGCGCGCGGCCGCGCGCCTGCTCGTCCGTCACGGCCACATTCAGGTGAACGGGCAGAAGCTGGACATCCCCTCCGCCCTGGTCCGGGTGGGGGACGTGGTGCAGGTGCGGCCGAGCAGCCGGGAGCTCACGGCCATCCGCCAGGCCCTGGAGTCGGCCAGGAAGCGGCCGACCCCCGCCTGGCTGGAGGTGGACCCGGAGGGGCTGAAGGGAACGGTCCGGAGCCTCCCGACCCGGGAGGACGCGGCCTTGCCGGTGGAAGAGCATCTCATCGTGGCCCTCTACTCCAAG
- the rpsK gene encoding 30S ribosomal protein S11, with protein sequence MVAPRRRAGPRTIRKDAKNIAIGIACVQATFNNTIVSITDPAGNVVSWASAGSVGFKGSRKSTPFAAQTAAENAAQKAMSHGMKQVKVYVRGPGAGREAAIRSLQAAGLEITAIKDVTPIPHNGCRAPKRRRV encoded by the coding sequence ATGGTGGCACCACGGCGGCGGGCGGGACCCCGGACCATCCGGAAGGATGCCAAGAACATCGCCATCGGGATCGCCTGCGTCCAGGCGACCTTCAACAACACGATCGTGAGCATTACGGACCCTGCGGGCAACGTGGTCAGCTGGGCCAGCGCGGGGAGCGTGGGGTTCAAGGGCTCCCGGAAGAGCACGCCCTTCGCCGCGCAGACGGCGGCGGAGAACGCGGCCCAGAAGGCCATGTCTCACGGGATGAAGCAGGTCAAGGTGTACGTCCGGGGGCCGGGGGCCGGCCGGGAGGCGGCGATCCGCTCGCTGCAGGCGGCCGGGCTCGAGATCACGGCGATCAAGGACGTCACCCCCATTCCGCACAACGGGTGCCGGGCCCCCAAGCGCCGTCGGGTCTAG
- the rpsM gene encoding 30S ribosomal protein S13, whose translation MARIAGVDLPREKRLEVALTYIYGLGRSSSLKILRESQVSPATRVKDLTEDEVNRLRRVIEGQYRVEGDLRREVSMNIKRLMDIGCYRGLRHRRGLPVRGQRTSTNARTRKGPRRTVGAKRAKAAAPAK comes from the coding sequence GTGGCGCGCATCGCGGGGGTGGACCTGCCGCGGGAGAAGCGGCTGGAGGTGGCGCTCACCTACATCTACGGGCTCGGGCGCTCCTCCTCCCTGAAGATCCTCCGGGAGTCCCAGGTCAGTCCGGCGACCCGGGTCAAGGATCTGACAGAGGACGAGGTGAACCGCCTCCGGCGGGTGATCGAGGGCCAGTACCGGGTGGAGGGGGACCTCCGGCGGGAGGTCTCCATGAACATCAAGCGCCTGATGGACATCGGGTGCTACCGGGGGCTCCGCCACCGGCGAGGCCTGCCGGTGCGGGGACAGCGGACCAGCACCAACGCCCGGACCCGGAAGGGCCCCCGGCGGACCGTCGGGGCGAAGCGGGCCAAGGCGGCCGCTCCGGCCAAGTAG
- the rpmJ gene encoding 50S ribosomal protein L36: protein MKVRPSVKLICEKCKVIRRKGVVRIVCENPRHKQRQG, encoded by the coding sequence ATGAAAGTCCGGCCCTCGGTGAAGCTGATCTGCGAGAAGTGCAAGGTGATCCGCCGGAAGGGCGTGGTCCGCATCGTCTGCGAGAACCCCCGCCACAAGCAGCGGCAGGGGTAG
- the infA gene encoding translation initiation factor IF-1, which produces MAKEEAIEVEGTVVEPLPNAMFRVELETGHKVLAHISGKMRMHFIRILPGDKVIVELSPYDLTRGRIIYRYK; this is translated from the coding sequence ATGGCGAAGGAGGAGGCGATCGAGGTGGAGGGGACGGTCGTCGAGCCTCTCCCCAATGCCATGTTTCGGGTCGAGCTGGAGACCGGGCACAAGGTGCTGGCCCACATCTCGGGCAAGATGCGGATGCACTTCATCCGGATCCTGCCGGGAGACAAGGTCATCGTGGAGCTTTCCCCCTACGACCTGACCCGGGGCCGGATCATCTATCGGTACAAATAG
- the map gene encoding type I methionyl aminopeptidase, giving the protein MERKASWEIELLRKANRLVAEALQAVAAQVAPGVRTVDLDAFAEEYLRKRGAQPAFKGYRDYPFSLCVSVNEEVVHGLPSERRLRAGDIVSLDLGTIVEGYYGDSALTIPVGEVSEEAARLLRVTQEALMRGIGAVRLGGHLSDISHAVQTHVETHGFSVVRIFVGHGIGKALHEDPQIPNYGPPGRGPQLTPGMVLAIEPMVNAGGPEVEILPDNWTAVTKDRSLSAHFEHTIALTEEGVEILTQV; this is encoded by the coding sequence ATCGAGCGGAAGGCGTCCTGGGAGATTGAGCTCCTCCGGAAAGCCAACCGGCTGGTGGCGGAGGCCCTGCAGGCCGTGGCCGCGCAGGTCGCGCCGGGGGTGCGGACGGTAGACCTGGACGCTTTCGCCGAGGAGTACCTGCGCAAGCGGGGGGCGCAGCCGGCCTTCAAGGGGTACCGGGACTACCCCTTCAGCCTCTGCGTCTCGGTGAACGAGGAGGTGGTTCACGGCCTCCCCTCGGAGCGGCGCCTCCGGGCCGGGGACATCGTGAGCCTGGATCTGGGGACCATCGTGGAGGGGTATTACGGGGACTCGGCCCTCACGATCCCGGTGGGGGAGGTGAGCGAGGAGGCCGCGCGGCTCCTCCGGGTGACCCAGGAGGCGCTGATGCGCGGGATCGGGGCGGTCCGGCTCGGCGGCCACCTCTCGGACATCTCCCACGCCGTGCAGACCCACGTGGAGACCCACGGGTTCTCGGTGGTCCGAATCTTCGTGGGGCACGGGATCGGGAAGGCGCTGCACGAGGACCCCCAGATTCCCAACTACGGCCCGCCCGGGCGGGGGCCGCAGCTCACGCCCGGGATGGTCCTCGCCATCGAGCCGATGGTGAACGCGGGGGGTCCGGAGGTGGAGATCCTCCCGGACAACTGGACGGCGGTGACGAAGGACCGGTCGCTCTCGGCGCACTTCGAACACACCATCGCCCTCACCGAGGAGGGGGTGGAGATCCTGACCCAGGTCTGA
- a CDS encoding adenylate kinase translates to MRLILLGPPGAGKGTQAQRLSDRLGIPQVSTGDILRAAVAAGTPLGREAKGYMDQGALVPDGVVIGIIRERLAAPDCARGYILDGFPRTAAQAEALGETLQALGTPLTAVVSLTVDPEELVRRLSGRRSCGSCGAAYHLETAPPRRAGVCDRCGGALLQREDDREETIRKRLAVYREQTAPLVAYYRGRGLLKEVDGRGDVSEVFARICRLLDAEG, encoded by the coding sequence GTGCGGCTGATCCTGCTGGGCCCGCCGGGGGCCGGGAAGGGGACGCAAGCCCAGCGCCTGAGCGACAGGCTCGGCATTCCCCAGGTCTCCACCGGGGACATCCTCCGGGCGGCGGTGGCCGCTGGGACCCCCCTGGGGCGGGAGGCCAAGGGCTACATGGACCAGGGGGCCTTGGTCCCGGACGGAGTGGTCATCGGGATCATCCGGGAGCGCCTGGCCGCCCCCGACTGCGCCAGGGGGTACATCCTGGACGGCTTTCCCCGGACCGCGGCCCAGGCGGAGGCCCTGGGGGAGACGCTCCAGGCCCTCGGAACGCCGCTCACCGCGGTCGTGAGCCTCACGGTGGACCCGGAGGAGCTGGTCCGGCGCCTGAGCGGCCGCCGGTCCTGCGGGAGCTGCGGGGCCGCCTATCACCTGGAGACCGCCCCGCCCCGCCGGGCGGGCGTGTGCGACCGGTGCGGGGGCGCCCTCCTCCAGCGGGAAGACGACCGGGAGGAGACGATCCGGAAGCGGCTGGCGGTCTACCGGGAGCAGACCGCCCCCCTGGTGGCCTACTACCGGGGGCGCGGACTCCTCAAGGAGGTGGACGGGCGGGGGGACGTGAGCGAGGTCTTCGCCCGCATCTGCCGTCTCCTGGACGCGGAAGGATAG